A single region of the Micropterus dolomieu isolate WLL.071019.BEF.003 ecotype Adirondacks linkage group LG02, ASM2129224v1, whole genome shotgun sequence genome encodes:
- the LOC123963870 gene encoding uncharacterized protein LOC123963870, which translates to MHWLPLVAMVIASALSFPHNPASRIAAATPEPGYDNRRDRHDPPARLTAPPVDYNFHENASQTDYNMAAALSQHTNRQNLQNHKDYVKSSADEETSTFKVENQRPYQSNSNSGNDDKSSVSLDVPTERRTLRTEDISKDNFLPKDYKADSSSRQDYSSFVDFSKKENLQDSTDGLLQVSTAEAHNAVSPVANLKGQRRPEPTDSPEKLGDAPTIETGSLWTPGAGRGPAEESLNLDAALGLGTRLDSILEGDEMFLDAHPRVLFSPSPSPPEHPPLLLMLETGLLEEDRDREEQEDMDGHIEGHGDRAIDRSTTLSWADSSRVTIEAARPLKRDKRSHLIDRRRGEKSVCEMESVWVTDKTTAIDSYGRNVTILQEIQTQTGPLKQYFYETRCRQPEQRSSTSRSKGASAVVKSSETGVAGAGCLGVDKKQWVSQCKSKQSYVRALTKDANNRTGWRWIRIDSSCVCVLLSRTSQAVGKEVLTGKGKG; encoded by the coding sequence ATGCACTGGCTTCCCCTGGTTGCCATGGTGATTGCCTCGGCCCTGTCCTTTCCTCACAACCCTGCATCCAGGATTGCTGCCGCGACCCCAGAGCCTGGCTATGACAACCGCAGAGATCGTCATGACCCTCCTGCTCGCCTCACAGCTCCCCCTGTGGACTACAATTTCCATGAAAATGCCTCACAAACAGATTACAACATGGCCGCTGCTCTTAGCCAACACACCAACAGACAAAACCTCCAGAACCATAAGGATTATGTGAAATCCTCCGCAGATGAAGAGACATCCACGTTCAAAGTGGAGAATCAAAGACCCTACCAATCAAATAGCAACTCAGGAAATGATGACAAAAGCAGTGTCAGTTTGGATGTTCCCACAGAAAGAAGAACACTCAGGACCGAGGATATTTCCAAGGATAATTTTCTACCAAAGGACTACAaagctgacagcagcagcaggcaagaTTACTCCAGTTTTGTGGACTTTTCCAAAAAGGAAAATCTCCAGGACTCTACAGACGGACTGTTGCAGGTTTCTACAGCAGAAGCCCATAATGCTGTCAGTCCTGTTGCTAATCTGAAGGGTCAAAGAAGACCGGAACCAACTGATTCCCCTGAGAAGCTGGGAGATGCGCCTACAATCGAGACAGGAAGCCTGTGGACACCAGGGGCTGGAAGAGGTCCGGCCGAGGAGAGCTTGAACTTGGATGCAGCGCTGGGTCTGGGGACCAGGCTGGACAGTATCTTAGAAGGAGACGAGATGTTTCTGGACGCACATCCACGAGTCCTGTTTTCACCCTCCCCGTCGCCTCCAGAACACCCCCCTCTCCTGCTCATGTTGGAAACTGGCCTGCTAgaggaggacagggacagagaggagcaggaggacaTGGACGGACACATTGAGGGTCATGGGGACCGGGCGATCGACAGGAGCACGACTCTGAGTTGGGCAGACTCTTCCAGAGTTACCATTGAGGCTGCCCGTCCGCTTAAAAGAGATAAACGCTCACACTTGATTgacagaaggagaggggaaaagtcGGTGTGCGAGATGGAAAGTGTTTGGGTTACAGACAAAACGACTGCCATCGATTCCTACGGCCGCAATGTCACCATCTTGCAGGAAATCCAGACCCAGACTGGACCACTCAAACAGTACTTCTATGAGACTCGCTGCCGCCAGCCCGAGCAGCGGAGCAGTACTAGCAGGTCAAAGGGTGCCAGCGCAGTCGTGAAATCTTCGGAAACGGGGGTAGCCGGGGCAGGCTGCTTGGGCGTAGATAAAAAACAGTGGGTGAGTCAGTGCAAATCCAAGCAGTCGTACGTCCGAGCGCTCACCAAAGACGCAAACAACAGAACTGGATGGAGGTGGATCCGAATCGACTCGTCCTGCGTCTGTGTACTGCTGTCCAGAACAAGTCAGGCAGTGGGGAAGGAGGTCTTGACGGGGAAGGGAaaaggctga